One Branchiostoma floridae strain S238N-H82 chromosome 1, Bfl_VNyyK, whole genome shotgun sequence genomic region harbors:
- the LOC118426990 gene encoding uncharacterized protein LOC118426990, which yields MVGDCPDDWTDDVTRDQCVKQADPFNPGDLVYRMPVVHTSTLVGSGLLVNGAPYRNIFCAMCNNASLTDVTLWDSEVECSGLLNLSSHTHVGSQAYNSITDSSEDCTGTNKVMFIPSGDSYDRRCVQSDISHETCNITACRSYSYPIGIGHKIYRNIHCALCEGLSLTATTHLWCNNTRDSDSGQSIDCKHSHCPDRFSLTNLFNFNAYGGGGNSPNQCPAGTVYDPFTDTCRLLSSSRRTHGSSNKTIPAQNCSEPALTFTAEEFRVLPNGSVHLLSSNVSCPPEQVAILNTTASICGECILPHFTTTSRDPYQGWLTLGLVTVSAVAVVVCAVYSVRSGQWERVAEKLKVQMMACTAFAEAMFVVRVWVPLGVGCTVFAILLHYLLLTIFTSMNALAIDLFLTFGDGLERVQLYQYRLYTCLMPVPVVVLTVIVEFGSSVRVGYGENCWIGNPTASLVAFGVPVLCAFLVNAVLVTFVLLAIRKSFKIADAALTRSNSTKAWVYVRFSYLMGFTWLLGFIYPYVNSRAVEYFFIVLNASQGLLLAMILTITSKMLKKWRSAIRARLGLAEPDQDSGRTTTTGTSRSTIKGSTKMTAARTDSATDVAMTTPTDVEENKTRLQPGKGRTSTARARRVIGGRTVSAGRRQSIGGERQVEPALLRKSPWQL from the coding sequence ATGGTTGGCGACTGCCCTGACGACTGGACGGATGACGTCACCAGGGATCAGTGCGTGAAACAGGCGGATCCCTTCAACCCGGGTGATCTGGTTTACCGGATGCCCGTGGTACATACTTCTACGCTTGTGGGGTCTGGATTACTTGTGAATGGAGCCCCCTACAGAAACATATTCTGTGCAATGTGTAACAACGCGTCTTTAACAGACGTAACCTTATGGGATTCCGAAGTGGAGTGTTCAGGACTGCTTAATCTGTCCTCACACACCCATGTAGGTTCACAGGCCTACAATAGCATCACTGATAGTTCGGAAGATTGCACTGGAACGAAcaaagtaatgttcatcccttcAGGAGACTCATATGATAGACGATGTGTCCAGTCTGATATTTCCCACGAGACTTGTAACATTACTGCCTGTAGGTCCTATAGTTATCCAATAGGCATCGGACATAAGATTTACAGAAATATCCACTGTGCTCTTTGCGAAGGACTCTCTCTAACGGCAACCACACACTTATGGTGTAATAACACTCGGGATAGCGACAGCGGTCAGAGTATCGACTGCAAACACTCACACTGTCCAGACAGATTCTCACTAACTAACCTGTTCAACTTTAATGCCTATGGGGGTGGTGGAAACAGTCCCAATCAGTGCCCCGCCGGTACTGTATATGATCCCTTCACAGACACATGCAGGCTCCTCTCGTCCTCCCGTAGAACTCACGGCTCATCAAACAAAACTATCCCCGCACAAAACTGCAGCGAACCCGCTTTGACGTTCACAGCTGAAGAGTTCCGTGTCCTTCCCAATGGCAGCGTCCACCTGCTGAGTTCTAACGTGTCCTGCCCACCTGAGCAGGTGGCCATTCTGAACACAACAGCTTCGATCTGCGGGGAGTGCATACTGCCGCACTTCACGACTACCAGCAGGGACCCATACCAGGGCTGGTTAACCCTGGGGCTTGTCACAGTGTCTGCCGTAGCCGTGGTTGTCTGCGCGGTCTACTCTGTCCGGTCTGGCCAGTGGGAAAGAGTCGCGGAAAAGCTGAAGGTTCAGATGATGGCATGCACGGCATTTGCTGAAGCCATGTTTGTGGTTCGTGTGTGGGTCCCTCTCGGAGTGGGCTGTACAGTGTTCGCCATACTTCTGCACTACCTCCTGCTGACCATCTTCACATCCATGAACGCGCTTGCTATTGATCTCTTTCTTACGTTTGGTGACGGTTTAGAAAGAGTCCAACTGTACCAGTACCGCTTGTATACCTGTCTGATGCCGGTGCCTGTAGTAGTACTGACAGTGATCGTGGAGTTCGGCAGTTCTGTCAGGGTGGGGTACGGAGAGAACTGTTGGATCGGCAATCCGACTGCCAGTCTGGTGGCTTTCGGAGTTCCTGTCCTCTGTGCCTTTCTGGTTAATGCCGTCTTGGTCACTTTTGTCTTGCTGGCCATACGGAAGTCGTTTAAGATAGCAGACGCTGCACTGACGCGCTCAAACAGTACCAAGGCCTGGGTCTACGTGCGGTTCTCCTATCTGATGGGGTTCACTTGGCTTCTCGGCTTCATCTATCCTTACGTCAACAGCAGAGCTGTCGAGTACTTCTTCATCGTGCTGAACGCTTCTCAGGGCCTTCTACTGGCCATGATACTGACAATAACGTCAAAGATGTTGAAGAAATGGAGGTCTGCGATCAGAGCACGCTTGGGTCTGGCCGAACCAGATCAGGACAGTGGACGAACCACCACCACTGGTACCAGCCGGTCGACCATCAAAGGGAGCACTAAGATGACAGCTGCTAGAACCGACTCAGCTACAGACGTAGCCATGACAACTCCCACTGATGTCGAGGAGAACAAGACGCGACTTCAGCCAGGGAAAGGACGAACCTCCACAGCCAGGGCCCGGCGGGTCATCGGAGGTCGAACCGTCTCCGCTGGCAGGCGGCAGAGCATCGGGGGTGAAAGGCAGGTGGAGCCGGCTCTACTGAGGAAATCCCCATGGCAACTTTAG
- the LOC118427092 gene encoding plasminogen-like, translating to MVEDTVHVIELDLSLLDCKPPTEYHEGPSTAWSGPKRNIPVIKTDPVSPSVRPACSGLDRTVCTDGDCDVHEVICDGIVDCDDGSDEENCDDEMCPNGATISKALVCDGNDDCGDNTDEQNCCERQGRVDCSSGEGASACDNGALFHPATRCNGRDDCGDNSDERNCDCYYLHDRGASYRGIANRSDTCQFWTSQYPHPHNHTPQAHPRAGLERNYCRNPDGKDRPWCYTNNPLIRWMYCEEVFACDAPPTRCFYAADRGRSYAGQINRAGDRVCQRWDSQSPHSHPHTPQALNTFNTIPYVCTGQETGCVRDGTPSPPTVIPTHHRLILMQAWRRTSVVTLTTSSGPGATPRTGPKVGTTAM from the exons ATGGTAGAAGATACGGTACAcgttatcgaacttgaccttagtCTCCTCGATTGCAAACCACCTACCGAATATCATGAAGGTCCATCGACAGCTTGGAGCGGCCCAAAACGTAACATTCCTGTGATTAAAACAGACCCTGTATCTCCTTCTGTTCGCCCAGCTTGTTCCGGGCTGGACAGGACGGTCTGTACGGACGGGGACTGTGACGTGCACGAGGTGATCTGTGACGGGATAGTGGACTGTGACGACGGAAGCGATGAAGAAAACTGCG ACGATGAGATGTGTCCGAACGGAGCCACCATCAGTAAGGCACTCGTGTGTGACGGAAATGACGACTGTGGAGACAACACAGACGAGCAGAACTGCT GCGAGCGGCAGGGCAGGGTGGACTGCAGCAGCGGAGAAG GTGCCTCTGCCTGTGACAATGGCGCCCTGTTCCACCCGGCTACTCGCTGTAACGGTAGAGACGACTGTGGGGACAACAGTGACGAGAGGAACTGTG ACTGTTACTATCTACATGACAGAGGGGCGAGCTACAGGGGGATTGCAAACCGGAGCGACACCTGTCAGTTCTGGACATCTCAGTACCCCCACCCCCATAACCACACTCCCCAGGCCCACCCACGGGCAGGGCTGGAGcggaactactgccggaacccgGACGGGAAGGACAGGCCGTGGTGCTACACAAACAACCCGCTCATCAGGTGGATGTACTGCGAGGAGGTCTTCGCCTGTGACG CTCCACCGACTCGGTGCTTCTACGCAGCGGATAGGGGGAGGAGCTATGCGGGACAGATCAACAG ggcaggagaccgggtgtgtcagagatgggactcccagtccccccatagccatccccacacaccacaggctcttaACACATTTAACACCATACCGTatgtctgtacagggcaggagaccgggtgtgtcagagatgggactcccagtccccccacagtcatccccacacaccacaggctcatCCTGATGCAGGCCTGGAGGAGAACTTCTGTCGTAACCCTGACAACAAGCAGCGgccctggtgctacaccacggacgGGACCCAAAGTTGGGACTACTGCAATGTGA